A window from Cryptomeria japonica chromosome 1, Sugi_1.0, whole genome shotgun sequence encodes these proteins:
- the LOC131070851 gene encoding uncharacterized protein LOC131070851, whose product MPPFMALYGYEAPRFFDLMFGDSRAPQARNMVQQCWDILMALKNNLQFAQNQQKLYIDQQQSFEVRDMVYLRLQPYRQSSLNKSGVENLKPRFYGPFRVTKKVGAVAYELEPPESSRVHNFFHVSRLKKALGHSVMVSSDLPHLDEEGQLVLILEKILDFKLLSLRKRTIKEYLVKWKNFLVEDANWENEEILQHPDFD is encoded by the coding sequence ATGCCTCctttcatggcactatatggttatgaggcCCCTAGATTTTTTGATTTGATGTTTGGTGATAGCAGAGCCCCTCAAGCTAGGAATATGGTGCAGCAGTGTTGGGATATTTTGATGGCTTTGAAGAACAACCTCCAATTTGCACAGAATCAACAGAAGTTGTACATTGATCAACAACAATCATTTGAGGTTAGAGACATGGTCTACCTAAGActtcaaccttatagacaatcttCTCTCAACAAGAGTGGAGTAGAGAATCTCAAGCCACGTTTCTATGGACCATTTAGAGTCACCAAGAAGGTTGGTGCAGTGGCTTACGAGTTGGAGCCACCAGAGAGTAGCAGAGTTCATAATTTCTTCCACgtgtctcgcctcaagaaggcacttggtCACAGTGTAATGGTCTCTTCAGATTTACCTCACTTGGATGAGGAAGGGCAGTTGGTGTTGATTCTGGAAAAGATCCTTGATTTCAAATTACTCTCTTTGAGGAAAAGGACAATCAAAGAGTATTTGGTTAAGTGGAAAAATTTTCTGGTGGAGGATGCTaattgggagaatgaggagattctgCAGCATCCAGACTTCGATTGA